The sequence GGTTCAAAAGAAATGATAGCAATATTGTCAGAGAAATAACGGGTAACATTGTTCGGTCCCATCGAGTTCAATCCCCAAGGAGAGCCCCAGGGATATGCATTAAATCCGGATCCATAAGGATAATAACCACCGCCTAATCCCAAACCCAGACCTGAACCCATATAGGGGTTAAAGAAAGGACTGCGGTTCATCATATCCCAGCGGTTAAAATTATTTCCGCGTGAATTCATATAAGCGGATTCCGCAATCATCATAAAACCGCCATCCCTTCGAAGAATCAGATTTTTCAGATAAAAGTCATTGAAAGCTGTTTTGGTAGACCCTTCTCCTTTAACGTCAGATCTGAACTCATCGGTAAATACGGTTGTGGCATTCAATAATTCTTGTCCATTGCTTTTGTCCCAGAGGGTATAGTATAAACCATCAATATTGCCTCTTTTCTGCTTACTAAAAAAAGAAGTAATCAGAATTTTCTTGTTCAGGTTATCAATTTTAATACGGGTATCGTCTAGGAAAAGACTCTTTACTTTTACTTCGCTTATGGTGGGATTAATGCTGCCGAGGGGCTTAATCACCAGACTCACTTTATTGATACTCTCATTTTCGGCCACAGCAGATTCGCGTAAACAAACCAAATTACCCTCATTGTCTAAACCGAATTCACCCAGGTAATCGTTTCTGTCGGGCATTGGAATGGCAATTCTTACCTTTTCCAATTGGCTTAATTCCTTATTAAAAACACAGGAAGTAATTACGTGTTCTTTTTCGTTTCGGGTACTGATTTTGAAAGCTCCCAGTCGCTGTTTGTCTTCGCTGTTCACAATCGTATAGATTCTGTTATTAGCTGTATAACCCATACCAGATGTGGTATCCAGCAAAGTTACATCGCCCAGAATCTTTCCTTCCGGACCAATTTTAGCAGCCATTACATAGTAGATATTTCTTTGCTGATACTGATAAATAAAATAAGAGAAATCAGGATAGGCAAGAAAATCAGTACCCAGAATTTTGGTTCTGGTAGGGAGAAAATCTGCTTTGACCTTGGCTGTTAATTTCATTTCCGAATCGTATACAGAAAAGAAATGATCGTCACGGGCATTCTTATAAATAAGGAACTTGCCGCCAATTTTTCCAACTACTTCAAAGTTTAAAGTGCGGGGGTCTTCCCTGTCGGGATCAGAATAAACAATATTCTGGGCAGTAGCGGATGCACAAGTTGCTAACATAGCCCACAAAAAAAAGAGAAATGACCTTTTCATACGCACTATCTTTATGTTTCAAATGTACGGCTTGTACCAATCATTTGGATTATGCAAATTACCCATACATTTGTTAAAGATTGATTCAATTTAATGCTTCAACGCTTCTTTTGTGAGTAAAAATATCAACAAAGTTACCGGTGCTGGTCTCTTAATTGCTTTAGGGATTATCTACGGTGACATCGGCACTTCCCCCCTTTACGTATTTAACGCCATTATCACCAATCGGGTCATTTCAGAAGAACTGATCATTGGTGCTTTGTCCTGCATTATCTGGACCATCACGCTACAGACAACGGTCAAATATGTGCTGATGATTTTGAATGCAGACAACAAGGGGGAAGGGGGAACATTTGCATTGTATGCATTGGTGAGGCGAAGAAAAAAATGGTTAGTCATTCCTGCAATGATTGGTGGAGCGGCCATGTTGGCGGATGGCATTATTACGCCACCCATCTCTGTTACGTCGGCTATAGAAGGATTAAAAGAATTACCCGCTATGCAATCTATTACAAGCGATAGTATTGTATTAATTGTAATAGGGATTTTAGCTGCCATCTTTTTCATGCAACAATTTGGTACAGCCAGTATTGGAAAATTGTTTGGACCAATCATGTTTATCTGGTTTACCATGTTGGCTGTTTTGGGTATAGCACATATGGGGCACGACCTATCTGTGTTTAAGGCCTTGAATCCTTACTATGGGGTGAAGTTGCTCATTAACTACCCCAATGGATTTTGGATACTAGGTGCTGTTTTTCTTTGCACAACAGGAGCAGAAGCCCTGTACTCCGATTTAGGTCATTGCGGTAGAGGCAATATTCGCATTTCCTGGATCTATGTAAAAATCTGTTTATTACTCAACTATTTTGGCCAAGGTGCCTTACTCTTGAGCACACATAAAGGTTTGCTGGTAAATGCTACCAATAAAGCGCAGTTGGGTATCAATGCTTTTTATGACTTAATGCCCGGCTGGTTTATTATTATAGGTGTAATCATTGCTACTTCTGCGGCCATTATTGCCAGTCAGGCATTAATTTCAGGATCGTTCACCTTAATCAGCGAAGCCCTTCGATTGAATCTCTGGCCTAAAATGAAAGTAAGATACCCATCCGAAGAAAGAGGGCAATTGTTTGTACCAGGAATTAATTTATTACTATTTGTTGGATGTGTGGGTGTTGTGCTATTCTTCAGAGAGTCTGCGAAAATGGAAGCAGCTTATGGTTTAGCTATTGTAGTGACCATGCTAAGTACTACCATATTGTATTCTAATTATTTAGTGCTAAAAAGAACTGCTTCCGTTTGGATTTATATTTTCCTAATAGGGTATTTAATTTACGAATCTGCTTTTTTAATTGCACTGTTAGAGAAATTTGTTCATGGTGGATATGCTACTCTTTTAGTAGGGGGTGCCTTGTTTACCATAATGTATGTTTGGTACAGAAGTCGTAAAATCAAAAATCGTTACGTAGAGTTTGTTCGCCTGGAGAACTATATCCCCATGATTCAGGAACTGAGTAACGATAAAACCATCCCCAAATATGCAACGCATCTGGTTTACATGACCAGTGCCAACAACCACAATGAAATAGAGCACAAAATCATTTATTCTATTCTAAATAAGAAACCCAAAAGAGCAGATATCTACTGGTTTGTTCACGTAGATGTATTGGATGATCCGTACACATGTGAATACCACGTTGAACATATAATTCCCAATGATATTATTCGGATTGAATTCAGATTAGGATTCAGGGTAGAACACCGTATCAATCTCATGTTCAGAAAAGTAGTGGAAGAACTGGTGAAAAACAAAGAAGTGAATATTACCAGCCGTTACGAAAGCCTGGAAAAAAATAATATTGTAGGCGATTTCCAGTTTATTGTAATGGAAAAATACCTGAGTCAAGACAATGAATTACCATTCTTTGAGCGCGTAATCATGAAACTCTATTTCTGGCTGAAGGAAATATCCCTAAGTGAGGAAAGAGGTTTTGGACTCGATCCCAGCAATGTGACCATTGAGAAATTCCCACTGATTGTTGCGCCTGTTTCTAAGTTGAAACTATCGCGTATCTTTCCAGAAGGGGAAGAATAAAATCAAATCATTTGGGTACCGTTCTATTGTATGTATTAGCGGGTTACTTGCTCATCGTAATCATTGGATATTTAATCCAAGAGAAACTTATTTTCAAACCAGAAAAACTAGCCCCGGACTTTGAATACAAGTACGATGCTCCTTTTGAAGAATTATTTTTTGATGTGGAACCAGGCGTGCGCATCAATGGTTTGCATTTTTATGTAAAAGAACCCAAAGGACTGATCCTCTATTTTCATGGCAATTCCAGAAGCATCAAAGGCTGGGCCAAATATGCCAAGGACTTTTATCGATTCCAATACGATGTGGTCTTAGTAGACTACCGTGGATTTGGAAAAAGTACGGGCAAAAGAAGTGAAAAAGAAATGCTGGCCGATATGCAGTTTGTATATGAGCAATTGAAACTCAAATATCCTGAACACCATATGCTCATATATGGCCGAAGTTTAGGTAGCGGTTTTGCCACTAAAATTGCTGCAGACAATTCTCCTCGCTATCTCATTTTAGACGCCCCCTATTATAGTTTTATAAAAGTAGCAGAACGATTTACTCCTTTCATTCCACACAAACTCACTTTACGCTATAAATTACAAACCGATCAGTGGATACGAAAAGTTAACTGCCACACTTATATCATTCACGGCACAAAAGACTGGCTAATCCCCATAAAACACAGTCAAAAATTGCAACAAATCAATCCCCATAAAATTACCCTCATAAGTATTCATGGTGGAGGACACAATAACCTACCCTCGTTTGCCGAATACCATAATTTTATTAGGGATATCTTAAAATATTAAGCATTCATTCTGCTTACCTTTATCCCGTGAAAAAAATTACTTTCTTCTTCTATCTGAAAATAGGTTTATTGCTCTATGCGCTAGTGGGATCTGTATTGTTCATCCTTCAAGACCATTTACTCTTTCATCCCAAAGCGGTAGAAGCAAACAGTAGCTATGGTTTTACCCAACCTTATCAGGAATCAATGATTCCGCTAGATGCCAATACAAAATTTCATGTAGTACATTTTACAGTACCAGACAGCATTCGCAAGGGCGTGGTTTTATATTTTCATGGCAATCAGAAAAACATTGGCCGATATGCTCCCTATGCCGAATTGTTTACCCGAAACAAGTACGAAGTTTGGATGATTGATTATCCCAAATTTGGCAAATCAACCGGCGACCTTACAGAAGAAAATCTGTATGAAGGTGCTTTGCAATTGTACATGTTGGCAAAGATCCGGTTTAAACCAGATCAGATTATTGTTTACGGAAAATCAATAGGAACAGGTATTGCTGCTCAGCTGGCTTCTACTAGGGATTGTAAAGCACTGTTATTGGAAACACCCTACTATAGTATGCAATCTTTACTGGGGAAGTATTTGTTCATGTATCCGCTGCAACAGTTATTGCATTTTAAATTTCCCACTTCGGAATACCTGCCCAAAGTAATTGCACCGATTCGAATTTTTCATGGTACCGATGATGGTGTAATTCCTTATAGTAATGCAAAGAAATTAGCACCTCTATTAAAAAAAGGAGATGCATTTATTACAATTCCTGAAGGCATACACAATAATTTAACTGAAAGTAAAATCATGCAGCAGGAGTTGAATAAACTGATGCAGTAATTTTCAGATTGCTATTAAATGGATCTTTTTAAATCTTACAATTCTGTCATTGTAACCGACTGATTCGTCACACGCAAACTAACCGGCAGTCCCACTTTCAGCGAAACATTTGCTTTGGCATGACTTACCGGGAAATGAAAACAGACCGGATAGTCATATTCCACAATATGCTCAGCTATGATTTGCTCCACTTTTTTCCCAAATGGTCTGACTGTGTCTTTGGTATCCGTAAAACCTCCAATGATTAACCCACTCAATTGCCTCAATACTCCTGCCCGTTTTAACTGGATTATCATACGATCAATATTATATAGATACTCCCCAACATCTTCAATAAATAAAATAGCCCCCTTCGTTTTATACAAAAGCGATGATCCGGCCAGGTGAGCCAGCAGTGCAAGATTGCCTCCTACTAAAGCACCCGTTGCTTTTCCCAACTTGTTCTTAGCATAAGGCTTGCACGCATACTGATTCTTTTTGCCAGTGATGGATTTGTAGAGAGACTGCACATATGGTCCATTTGCGCCCCCTTTATTAAAAGCATTGGCCATGGGCGCATGGAGGGAAGCGACTTTGCACTTACTAAATAAATAGGAATGTAAAACAGTAATATCACTGAAGCCAATGATCCACTTCGGATTTTTTTTGAATGCAGTAAAATTCAATTGCTCAATGATGCGGGTAACTCCATAACCTCCTCTTCCACAAAGAATGGCTTTTACAGAAGGCTCATCTAGCATGGCTTGCAGTTCATCTCTTCTTTCTTCATCGGTTCCACTGAAGTAATTCGTGGAATCACTTCCCACTGTTTTGCCAATTAGCACTTGAAAGCCCCAGCCTTGAAGGGTTTTTACACAGGTTTTAATATTCGCCGCTTCCATGTATCCAGCAGGACAGGTAATGGCGATGGTATCACCTTTCTTTAAAAAGGGTGGTTGCTTAATCATACATTATAATTCTTGAAGTTCAACTTTATCGTTACTCACCAATAAGCGATGTGGCATTCCCATTTTTAAGGCAAAATTATTTTTGATATGACCAACCGGAAAATCAAAACATACAGGATAGGTAAATGCCCCAATTTTTTCCTGTACAATGGTATAGATATCTCTTCCAAAAGGAACAGCAGGATTGTCTGCTTTAATGTTGCTGAAACTGCCAATAATCAATCCTTTCAACTGATCTAGCTTTCCGGAACGAAGCAAATTACAGAACATACGGTCTATATTGTAAAGGGGTTCTCCTACATCTTCGAGCACCAATATCTTGCCCTTGGTTTGTATCATTGAAGCTGAACCAT is a genomic window of Sediminibacterium sp. TEGAF015 containing:
- a CDS encoding alpha/beta hydrolase gives rise to the protein MKKITFFFYLKIGLLLYALVGSVLFILQDHLLFHPKAVEANSSYGFTQPYQESMIPLDANTKFHVVHFTVPDSIRKGVVLYFHGNQKNIGRYAPYAELFTRNKYEVWMIDYPKFGKSTGDLTEENLYEGALQLYMLAKIRFKPDQIIVYGKSIGTGIAAQLASTRDCKALLLETPYYSMQSLLGKYLFMYPLQQLLHFKFPTSEYLPKVIAPIRIFHGTDDGVIPYSNAKKLAPLLKKGDAFITIPEGIHNNLTESKIMQQELNKLMQ
- a CDS encoding KUP/HAK/KT family potassium transporter translates to MSKNINKVTGAGLLIALGIIYGDIGTSPLYVFNAIITNRVISEELIIGALSCIIWTITLQTTVKYVLMILNADNKGEGGTFALYALVRRRKKWLVIPAMIGGAAMLADGIITPPISVTSAIEGLKELPAMQSITSDSIVLIVIGILAAIFFMQQFGTASIGKLFGPIMFIWFTMLAVLGIAHMGHDLSVFKALNPYYGVKLLINYPNGFWILGAVFLCTTGAEALYSDLGHCGRGNIRISWIYVKICLLLNYFGQGALLLSTHKGLLVNATNKAQLGINAFYDLMPGWFIIIGVIIATSAAIIASQALISGSFTLISEALRLNLWPKMKVRYPSEERGQLFVPGINLLLFVGCVGVVLFFRESAKMEAAYGLAIVVTMLSTTILYSNYLVLKRTASVWIYIFLIGYLIYESAFLIALLEKFVHGGYATLLVGGALFTIMYVWYRSRKIKNRYVEFVRLENYIPMIQELSNDKTIPKYATHLVYMTSANNHNEIEHKIIYSILNKKPKRADIYWFVHVDVLDDPYTCEYHVEHIIPNDIIRIEFRLGFRVEHRINLMFRKVVEELVKNKEVNITSRYESLEKNNIVGDFQFIVMEKYLSQDNELPFFERVIMKLYFWLKEISLSEERGFGLDPSNVTIEKFPLIVAPVSKLKLSRIFPEGEE
- a CDS encoding S66 peptidase family protein; amino-acid sequence: MIKQPPFLKKGDTIAITCPAGYMEAANIKTCVKTLQGWGFQVLIGKTVGSDSTNYFSGTDEERRDELQAMLDEPSVKAILCGRGGYGVTRIIEQLNFTAFKKNPKWIIGFSDITVLHSYLFSKCKVASLHAPMANAFNKGGANGPYVQSLYKSITGKKNQYACKPYAKNKLGKATGALVGGNLALLAHLAGSSLLYKTKGAILFIEDVGEYLYNIDRMIIQLKRAGVLRQLSGLIIGGFTDTKDTVRPFGKKVEQIIAEHIVEYDYPVCFHFPVSHAKANVSLKVGLPVSLRVTNQSVTMTEL
- a CDS encoding alpha/beta hydrolase; this translates as MGTVLLYVLAGYLLIVIIGYLIQEKLIFKPEKLAPDFEYKYDAPFEELFFDVEPGVRINGLHFYVKEPKGLILYFHGNSRSIKGWAKYAKDFYRFQYDVVLVDYRGFGKSTGKRSEKEMLADMQFVYEQLKLKYPEHHMLIYGRSLGSGFATKIAADNSPRYLILDAPYYSFIKVAERFTPFIPHKLTLRYKLQTDQWIRKVNCHTYIIHGTKDWLIPIKHSQKLQQINPHKITLISIHGGGHNNLPSFAEYHNFIRDILKY